From the Rhodanobacter soli genome, one window contains:
- a CDS encoding 3-hydroxybutyrate dehydrogenase, translated as MSSLNGKVALITGAASGLGKAIAELYAQHGASVAIADINQDAADKVAAEIKAAGGKALGVAMDVTSEDAVNAGTDKVVAAFGRLDILISNAGVQIINPIEQFAFADWKKMLAIHLDGGFLTTKAALKHMYQDDGTGKSRGGIVIYMGSVHSHEASKLKSAYVTAKHGLLGLARTLAKEGAPHNVRSHVICPGFVRTPLVERQIPEQAKELGITEDEVIRNVMLKDTVDATFTTVDDIAQTALYLATFPSAALTGQSIVVSHGWFMQ; from the coding sequence ATGAGCAGTCTCAACGGCAAGGTCGCCCTGATCACCGGCGCGGCCAGCGGTCTCGGCAAGGCGATCGCGGAGCTGTACGCTCAGCACGGCGCCAGCGTGGCGATCGCCGACATCAACCAGGACGCCGCGGACAAGGTGGCGGCCGAAATCAAGGCGGCCGGCGGCAAGGCGCTCGGCGTGGCGATGGACGTCACCAGCGAGGACGCGGTCAACGCCGGCACCGACAAGGTGGTCGCCGCGTTTGGCCGTCTGGACATCCTGATCTCCAACGCCGGCGTGCAGATCATCAACCCGATCGAGCAGTTCGCCTTCGCCGACTGGAAAAAGATGCTGGCGATCCATCTCGACGGCGGCTTCCTCACCACCAAGGCCGCCCTCAAGCACATGTACCAGGACGACGGCACCGGCAAGAGCCGTGGCGGCATCGTGATCTACATGGGTTCGGTGCACTCGCACGAGGCGTCGAAGCTGAAGTCCGCCTACGTCACCGCCAAGCACGGCCTGCTCGGCCTGGCCCGCACGTTGGCGAAGGAAGGCGCGCCGCACAACGTGCGCTCGCACGTGATCTGTCCCGGCTTCGTGCGCACGCCGCTGGTCGAGCGGCAGATCCCCGAGCAGGCGAAAGAGCTGGGCATCACGGAAGACGAGGTGATCAGGAACGTGATGCTGAAGGACACCGTCGATGCCACCTTCACCACCGTCGACGACATCGCGCAGACCGCGCTGTACCTGGCCACCTTCCCGTCCGCCGCGCTGACCGGCCAGAGCATCGTGGTCAGCCACGGTTGGTTCATGCAGTGA
- a CDS encoding SDR family NAD(P)-dependent oxidoreductase, with the protein MTTKTVWITGATSGFGAATVERFVAGGWRVIANGRRADRLQQLVERHGAERVHAAAFDVRDEAAMRAAHANLPPAFAGIDLLINNAGLALGTAPAQQSDLAQWKQMIDTNVTALVTLTHLLLPQLIERRGAIVNISSIAGSYAYRGGNVYGGTKAFVTQFSQNLRSDLHGTGVRVTSVEPGMAETEFTLVRTGGDQAASEKLYAGAQPITAGDIADTIWWIANLPPHLNINRLEVMPVSQSAAGLQVARDS; encoded by the coding sequence ATGACCACCAAGACCGTCTGGATTACCGGCGCCACCTCCGGGTTCGGCGCCGCCACCGTGGAGCGCTTCGTGGCCGGCGGTTGGCGGGTGATCGCCAACGGTCGCCGTGCCGACCGGCTGCAGCAGCTGGTGGAGCGGCACGGCGCCGAGCGCGTGCATGCGGCGGCGTTCGACGTGCGTGACGAGGCGGCGATGCGTGCGGCGCACGCGAACCTGCCGCCCGCGTTCGCCGGCATCGACCTGCTGATCAACAACGCCGGCCTGGCGCTGGGCACCGCGCCGGCGCAGCAGTCGGACCTGGCGCAGTGGAAGCAGATGATCGACACCAACGTCACCGCCCTGGTGACGCTGACCCACCTGCTGCTGCCGCAACTGATCGAGCGCCGCGGCGCGATCGTCAACATCAGCTCGATCGCCGGCAGCTACGCCTACCGCGGCGGCAACGTATACGGCGGCACCAAGGCCTTCGTCACCCAGTTCTCGCAGAACCTGCGCAGCGACCTGCACGGCACCGGCGTGCGCGTGACCTCGGTGGAGCCGGGCATGGCCGAGACCGAGTTCACCCTAGTGCGCACCGGTGGCGACCAGGCCGCGTCGGAGAAGCTCTACGCCGGGGCCCAGCCGATCACCGCCGGCGACATCGCCGACACGATCTGGTGGATCGCCAACCTGCCGCCGCACCTCAACATCAACCGCCTCGAGGTGATGCCGGTCAGCCAGTCGGCGGCCGGGCTGCAGGTGGCGCGGGACAGCTGA
- a CDS encoding SixA phosphatase family protein, whose protein sequence is MHELILLRHAEAVPIETSGDDLQRPLSARGEQEAQAAGLWLAAHGLRPDRVLCSPTRRTDETTRLALAAIDNAPVPQQANEIYDASPGELLALLDQHADADTVMLVGHNPGMERLVALLVEGRSDEFRGMPPGALAVLHLDGALEPGNARLDAFWSP, encoded by the coding sequence ATGCACGAACTGATCCTGTTGCGACACGCCGAAGCCGTGCCGATAGAAACCTCCGGCGACGACCTGCAGCGCCCGCTCAGTGCGCGCGGCGAGCAGGAAGCCCAGGCCGCCGGGCTGTGGCTGGCCGCACACGGCCTGCGCCCCGACCGGGTGCTGTGCTCGCCGACCCGGCGCACCGACGAGACCACCCGGCTGGCGCTGGCCGCGATCGACAACGCACCGGTACCGCAGCAAGCCAACGAGATCTACGACGCCTCGCCCGGCGAGCTGCTGGCCCTGCTCGACCAGCATGCCGACGCCGACACGGTCATGCTGGTCGGCCACAATCCCGGCATGGAGCGGCTGGTCGCCCTGCTGGTCGAAGGCCGTTCCGACGAATTCCGCGGCATGCCGCCCGGCGCGCTGGCGGTGTTGCACCTGGACGGCGCACTGGAGCCGGGCAACGCCCGCCTGGACGCGTTCTGGTCGCCCTGA
- a CDS encoding acetyl-CoA C-acetyltransferase encodes MENTQRRVGIIGGVRIPFCRNNTAYADVGNFGMSVKVLGALVERFGLHGVELGEVAMGAVIKHSSDWNLAREALLSSGLAPTTPGITTARACGTSLDNAIIIANKIAAGQIEAGIAGGSDTTSDVPIVYGTRLRKRLLAMNRAKTPLDKLRTALRGFSLSELKPSFPGVAEPRTGKSMGDHCEQMAKEWHVTREAQDQLALDSHHKLAAAYDAGFFEGLLVPFRGLKRDGFLRPDSTMDKLASLKPAFDKTSGHGTLTAGNSTGLSDGAAAVLLGSDAWAAQRGLKVQAYLRDAEVAAVDFVHGEGLLMAPTIAVPRMLARNGLTLQDFDYYEIHEAFAAQVLCTLRAWESADYCKNRLGLDAPFGSIDPARLNVHGSSLAVGHPFAATGARIIATLAKMLEQKGSGRGLISICTAGGMGVTAILER; translated from the coding sequence ATGGAAAACACGCAAAGGCGCGTCGGCATCATCGGCGGCGTACGCATTCCGTTCTGCCGCAACAACACGGCGTATGCCGACGTCGGCAACTTCGGCATGTCGGTGAAAGTGCTCGGCGCGCTGGTCGAGCGCTTCGGGTTGCACGGGGTGGAACTGGGTGAAGTGGCGATGGGTGCGGTGATCAAGCATTCGTCCGACTGGAACCTGGCGCGCGAGGCTCTGCTCAGTTCCGGACTGGCGCCGACCACGCCGGGCATCACCACCGCGCGCGCCTGCGGCACGTCGCTGGACAACGCGATCATCATCGCCAACAAGATCGCCGCCGGACAGATCGAAGCCGGCATCGCCGGCGGTTCGGACACCACGTCCGACGTGCCGATCGTCTACGGCACCCGCCTGCGCAAACGCCTGCTGGCGATGAACCGCGCCAAGACGCCGCTGGACAAGCTGCGCACGGCGTTGCGCGGATTCTCGCTCAGCGAGCTGAAGCCGTCGTTTCCCGGCGTAGCGGAGCCGCGCACCGGCAAGTCGATGGGCGACCACTGCGAGCAGATGGCGAAGGAGTGGCATGTCACCCGCGAGGCGCAGGACCAGCTGGCGCTGGACAGTCATCACAAGCTGGCCGCCGCCTACGACGCCGGTTTCTTCGAGGGCCTGCTGGTCCCGTTCCGCGGCCTGAAGCGTGACGGTTTCCTGCGCCCGGACTCGACCATGGACAAGCTGGCTTCGCTGAAGCCGGCGTTCGACAAGACGTCCGGCCACGGCACGCTTACCGCCGGCAACTCCACCGGCCTGTCCGACGGCGCCGCCGCGGTGCTGCTGGGCAGCGACGCGTGGGCCGCGCAGCGCGGCCTGAAAGTGCAGGCGTACCTGCGTGATGCCGAAGTCGCCGCGGTGGATTTCGTGCACGGCGAGGGCCTGCTGATGGCGCCGACCATCGCGGTGCCGCGCATGCTGGCGCGCAACGGACTGACCCTGCAGGACTTCGACTACTACGAGATCCACGAGGCGTTCGCGGCGCAGGTGCTGTGCACGCTGCGCGCGTGGGAGTCGGCCGACTACTGCAAGAACCGGCTCGGCCTGGACGCGCCGTTCGGCTCGATCGACCCGGCCAGGCTCAACGTGCATGGCTCCAGCCTTGCCGTCGGCCATCCGTTTGCCGCCACCGGCGCGCGCATCATCGCCACGCTGGCGAAGATGCTGGAGCAGAAGGGTTCCGGCCGCGGCCTGATCTCGATCTGCACCGCCGGCGGGATGGGCGTCACCGCGATCCTCGAACGGTGA
- the speA gene encoding biosynthetic arginine decarboxylase — protein sequence MANHWNTDTARHTYAVPHWGDGYVDVSAAGEIVMRPRGAYGPALSLPKIVERARAEGLRLPLLVRFPDILADRLARLQGAFAQAIAEHGYAGGYTAIYPIKVNQQRGVAGELVAAGTHGFGLEAGSKPELMAVLAMARPGSIVICNGYKDREYIRLALIGRKLGLRVHIVIEKLSELDHVFSEAQALGVEPLLGVRVRLASIGAGKWQNTGGDKGKFGLSPQQVLTLIERLDVAGLKHTLKLQHFHMGSQISNVRDIANGMREATRYFVELKRMGVPLEIVDVGGGLGVDYEGSRSRSHNSINYSIEQYASTIVQSLAEAVAAEGLDAPHILTEAGRAMTAHHAVMVVNVTEVEEVPAGAIPPPCADEPAVLRRLRETWEELDRRPALELFHEAQHHLSEGQTLYALGQLALADRARLDEMYYAIAGAVRLRLLPAERSHRQALDELDEKLVDKYFVNFSVFESIPDVWAIGQIFPIAPIARLDEQPTRRGVIVDLTCDSDGRIDHYVDAEGVDVSLPLHALRNGESYRLGIFMVGAYQETLGDIHNLFGDTDAVNVRVDGDGYTFAHVRRGDTTDLMLDYVGYDLEALRQSYRERIAGAGVTGAEAGQLYDTLNGGLTAYTYLAEESH from the coding sequence ATGGCGAACCATTGGAATACCGACACCGCGCGTCACACCTACGCGGTGCCGCACTGGGGCGACGGCTATGTCGACGTGAGCGCGGCCGGCGAGATCGTGATGCGTCCGCGCGGCGCGTACGGCCCGGCGCTGTCGCTGCCGAAAATTGTCGAACGCGCCCGCGCCGAAGGCCTGCGGCTGCCGCTGCTGGTGCGCTTCCCCGACATCCTGGCCGACCGCCTGGCGCGATTGCAGGGCGCGTTCGCCCAGGCGATCGCCGAGCACGGCTACGCCGGCGGTTATACCGCGATCTATCCGATCAAGGTGAACCAGCAGCGCGGCGTGGCCGGCGAGCTGGTCGCCGCCGGTACGCACGGCTTCGGCCTCGAGGCCGGCTCCAAGCCGGAGCTGATGGCGGTGTTGGCCATGGCGCGGCCCGGCTCCATCGTGATCTGCAACGGCTACAAGGACCGCGAATACATCCGCCTCGCGCTGATCGGGCGCAAGCTCGGCCTGCGCGTGCACATCGTGATCGAGAAGCTGTCCGAACTGGACCACGTGTTCAGCGAGGCGCAGGCGCTGGGCGTGGAACCGCTGCTCGGCGTGCGCGTGCGGCTCGCCTCGATCGGCGCCGGCAAGTGGCAGAACACCGGCGGCGACAAGGGCAAGTTCGGCCTGTCGCCGCAGCAGGTGCTGACCCTGATCGAACGGCTGGACGTGGCGGGGCTCAAGCACACGCTGAAGCTGCAGCACTTCCACATGGGCTCGCAGATCTCCAACGTGCGCGACATCGCCAACGGCATGCGCGAGGCCACGCGTTACTTCGTCGAGCTGAAGCGGATGGGCGTGCCGCTGGAGATCGTCGATGTCGGCGGCGGCCTTGGCGTGGACTACGAGGGTTCGCGCTCGCGCAGCCACAACTCGATCAACTACTCGATCGAGCAGTACGCCTCGACCATCGTGCAGTCGCTGGCCGAGGCGGTGGCCGCCGAAGGCCTGGATGCGCCGCACATCCTCACCGAGGCCGGCCGCGCGATGACCGCGCATCACGCGGTGATGGTGGTCAACGTGACCGAGGTCGAGGAAGTGCCCGCCGGTGCGATCCCGCCGCCGTGCGCGGACGAACCGGCGGTGCTGCGCCGCCTGCGCGAGACCTGGGAGGAACTGGATCGGCGTCCCGCGCTGGAACTGTTCCACGAGGCCCAGCATCACCTCAGCGAAGGCCAGACGCTGTACGCGCTGGGCCAGCTCGCGCTGGCCGACCGCGCGCGGCTGGACGAGATGTACTACGCGATCGCCGGCGCGGTGCGGCTGCGCCTGCTGCCGGCCGAGCGCTCGCACCGGCAGGCGCTGGACGAGCTGGACGAGAAGCTGGTCGACAAGTACTTCGTCAACTTCTCGGTGTTCGAGTCGATCCCGGACGTGTGGGCGATCGGGCAGATCTTCCCGATCGCGCCGATCGCCCGGCTCGACGAGCAGCCGACCCGGCGCGGCGTGATCGTCGACCTCACCTGCGATTCGGACGGCCGCATCGACCACTACGTCGATGCCGAGGGCGTCGACGTGAGCCTGCCCCTGCACGCGCTGCGGAACGGCGAAAGCTACCGGCTCGGCATCTTCATGGTCGGCGCTTACCAGGAAACGCTGGGCGACATCCACAACCTGTTCGGCGACACCGACGCGGTCAACGTGCGCGTGGACGGCGACGGCTACACCTTCGCCCATGTACGCCGCGGCGACACCACCGACCTGATGCTCGACTACGTCGGCTACGACCTGGAAGCGCTGCGGCAGAGTTATCGCGAGCGCATCGCCGGCGCGGGCGTGACCGGTGCGGAAGCCGGGCAGTTGTACGACACGCTCAACGGCGGGCTCACCGCGTACACCTATCTCGCCGAAGAGTCGCATTGA
- a CDS encoding antitermination protein NusB: MDHLSTFADGAPWFVGWGTLALINAALAQGKNRSGLLWFLLSLLFGPLATLLLVLLPKVRNTLF; this comes from the coding sequence GTGGATCATCTGTCGACATTCGCCGATGGCGCACCCTGGTTTGTCGGCTGGGGCACGCTGGCCTTGATCAATGCCGCCCTGGCGCAGGGCAAGAACCGCAGCGGCCTGCTGTGGTTCCTGCTGTCGCTGCTGTTCGGCCCGCTCGCCACGCTGTTGCTGGTGCTGTTGCCGAAGGTGCGCAACACGCTGTTCTGA
- a CDS encoding ParA family protein, with protein MLTTLVASSKGGCGKSTLVTQLASHWAQAGQHTAIIDADRQHSSFRWAELRPDNVPGVLALDSGRRSLQRVPPDTQQLLIDTPAGSGERELEPFIDVADVLLVPVLPSSFDLDATLRFLGELQSINRIRRGKLPVALVANRLKPWTHASQDAVTQLAEQSPFPIAAQLRDSQAYVLLSGLGKGIFDYQSEQVRSHQQDWKALLRWIKRQH; from the coding sequence ATGCTTACGACGCTGGTGGCAAGCAGCAAGGGTGGTTGCGGCAAGAGCACGCTGGTGACGCAACTGGCGTCGCACTGGGCACAGGCGGGGCAGCACACCGCGATCATCGACGCCGACCGGCAACACTCCAGCTTCCGCTGGGCCGAGCTCAGACCGGACAATGTCCCCGGCGTGCTGGCGCTCGACAGCGGCCGCCGCAGCCTGCAGCGCGTGCCGCCGGACACCCAGCAACTGCTGATCGACACCCCTGCCGGTTCCGGCGAGCGCGAGCTGGAGCCCTTCATCGACGTGGCCGACGTGCTGCTGGTGCCGGTGCTGCCGTCCTCATTCGATCTCGACGCCACGCTGCGCTTCCTCGGCGAACTGCAATCGATCAACCGCATCCGCCGCGGCAAGCTGCCGGTGGCGCTGGTCGCCAACCGGCTCAAGCCGTGGACCCACGCCAGCCAGGACGCGGTCACCCAGCTCGCCGAGCAATCGCCGTTCCCGATCGCCGCGCAGTTGCGCGACAGCCAGGCCTACGTGCTGCTGAGCGGCCTCGGCAAGGGCATCTTCGACTATCAATCCGAACAGGTCCGCAGCCACCAGCAGGACTGGAAGGCCCTGTTGCGCTGGATCAAACGCCAGCACTGA
- a CDS encoding phospholipase D-like domain-containing protein, with the protein MPVLRRFLLPLLLALLLLQGCTVSRAQIRRADAVVAATTDRSVSCAQADHCALPSPLLAAATAALAASTPERPVHVVTLLDDSEPAMAARINLVRAARQSIDVQTFIWDQDDAGQLMLDELVQAARRGVHVRILADQLFSFDDLDLLDRLARVSPNLQVRLYNPTFQKAHTQPLEFAAGVLCCFMQFNQRMHNKLLLVDDRIGITGGRNYQDRYYNWDDTFDYVDRDVMVGGPAGRQMAASFELFWNHKRSVPLTHLRDVNRRILSDRAPPVWPAPHYLRPSRVARVQQAAEDPAWLQAWLVDASLRVGKVDYFSDLPAKTDATHKRSAMDFTRHIMRMISATKREVLLQTPYLVMSKHAQHIFRVLHRRTDPPRVIVSTNSLASTDAFAVYAMSYKHRKRYLKKFGFEIHEMKPHAPSAAVDNELANLGMDAPGLPRETASPARAAEARFHLLGSRGSNNRPVPLHSEGRRFGLHSKSIVVDDAFAMVGSHNFDPRSDRYNTEAGVIVYDHAFADQLRQSILRSTQPENAWVIAPRQSKVPVLTDINQAIGTVSEQLPLFDLWPFRYATSFDLKPGCQPLRATDPNFYACYQPVGDFPDVALSPKLIITRLVTAFGVGAKGVL; encoded by the coding sequence ATGCCTGTCCTGCGTCGATTCCTGCTCCCGCTCCTGCTCGCGCTCCTGTTGCTGCAAGGCTGCACGGTGTCGCGTGCGCAGATCCGCCGCGCCGATGCGGTGGTCGCCGCCACCACCGATCGCAGTGTCAGCTGCGCGCAAGCCGACCACTGCGCACTGCCGTCGCCGCTGCTGGCCGCAGCCACGGCGGCACTGGCCGCCTCCACGCCGGAGCGGCCGGTGCACGTGGTCACCCTGCTCGACGACTCCGAGCCGGCCATGGCCGCGCGGATCAACCTGGTGCGCGCGGCGCGACAGTCGATCGACGTGCAGACCTTCATCTGGGACCAGGACGACGCCGGCCAGCTGATGCTGGACGAACTGGTGCAGGCGGCGCGGCGCGGCGTGCACGTACGCATCCTGGCCGACCAGCTGTTTTCCTTCGACGACCTGGACCTGCTCGACCGGCTGGCGCGGGTCAGCCCGAACCTGCAGGTGCGGCTGTACAACCCGACCTTCCAGAAGGCCCACACGCAACCGCTGGAATTCGCCGCCGGCGTGCTGTGCTGCTTCATGCAGTTCAACCAGCGCATGCACAACAAGCTGCTGCTGGTGGACGACCGCATCGGCATCACCGGCGGGCGCAATTACCAGGACCGCTACTACAACTGGGACGACACGTTCGACTACGTCGACCGCGACGTGATGGTCGGCGGCCCCGCCGGGCGGCAGATGGCGGCCAGCTTCGAGCTGTTCTGGAACCACAAGCGCTCGGTGCCGCTGACCCACCTGCGCGACGTCAACCGACGCATCCTGTCCGACCGCGCGCCGCCGGTCTGGCCGGCCCCGCACTACCTGCGGCCGTCGCGGGTGGCCCGCGTGCAGCAGGCCGCCGAGGATCCGGCCTGGCTGCAGGCCTGGCTGGTCGACGCTTCGCTGCGGGTAGGCAAGGTCGACTATTTCAGCGACCTGCCGGCCAAGACCGATGCGACGCACAAGCGCAGCGCGATGGATTTCACCCGCCACATCATGCGCATGATCAGCGCGACGAAACGCGAGGTGCTGCTGCAGACGCCGTACCTGGTGATGAGCAAACACGCCCAGCACATCTTCCGCGTGCTGCACCGGCGCACCGATCCGCCACGGGTGATCGTCTCCACCAACTCGCTGGCCTCGACCGATGCGTTTGCCGTGTACGCGATGTCGTACAAGCACCGCAAGCGCTACCTGAAGAAATTCGGCTTCGAGATCCACGAGATGAAGCCGCATGCACCAAGCGCGGCGGTGGACAACGAACTGGCCAACCTGGGCATGGATGCGCCAGGCCTGCCGCGGGAAACCGCCAGCCCGGCCCGCGCCGCCGAGGCGCGCTTCCACCTGCTCGGCAGCCGCGGCAGCAACAACCGGCCGGTGCCGCTGCACAGCGAAGGGCGCCGCTTCGGCCTGCACTCGAAGTCGATCGTGGTCGACGACGCCTTCGCGATGGTCGGCTCGCACAACTTCGACCCGCGCTCGGACCGCTACAACACCGAAGCCGGCGTGATCGTCTACGACCACGCCTTCGCCGACCAGCTGCGCCAGAGCATCCTGCGCAGCACCCAGCCGGAGAACGCATGGGTGATCGCGCCACGGCAATCGAAGGTGCCGGTGCTGACCGACATCAACCAGGCGATCGGCACGGTCTCCGAGCAACTGCCGCTGTTCGACCTGTGGCCGTTCCGCTACGCCACCAGCTTCGACCTCAAGCCCGGCTGCCAGCCACTGCGCGCCACCGACCCGAACTTCTACGCCTGCTACCAGCCGGTCGGCGATTTCCCGGACGTGGCGCTGTCGCCGAAGCTGATCATCACGCGACTGGTCACCGCGTTCGGGGTGGGCGCCAAGGGCGTGCTGTGA
- the speE gene encoding polyamine aminopropyltransferase, translated as MSQQSTPNEASWFTEAHQASGSSIGFRTEQLLHAEKTPFQTIEIHKTTDWGNLMVIDGCVMLTTRDNFFYHEMMTHPALFTHARAKRVVIIGGGDCGTLREVLKHEEVEHAVQVEIDERVTRLAEEYFPELCESNGDPRAELLFIDGIKYMAEAEPDSLDLIIVDSTDPVGPAEGLFNAAFYASCYKALRHGGLLVQQSESPLAHIELIKSMRSAMRTTGFSAVKTLPFPQPCYPTGWWSCTMARKGGDLSGFRERGALSKNFPTRYYNADIHKGALAQPEFMREALGE; from the coding sequence ATGTCGCAGCAGTCCACTCCGAATGAAGCCAGCTGGTTCACCGAGGCCCACCAGGCCTCCGGCTCCTCCATCGGTTTCCGTACCGAGCAACTGCTGCACGCGGAGAAGACCCCGTTCCAGACCATCGAGATCCACAAGACCACCGACTGGGGCAACCTGATGGTGATCGACGGCTGCGTGATGCTGACCACGCGCGACAACTTCTTCTACCACGAGATGATGACCCACCCGGCACTGTTCACCCATGCGCGCGCCAAGCGCGTGGTGATCATCGGCGGCGGCGATTGCGGCACGCTGCGTGAGGTGCTCAAGCACGAGGAAGTCGAGCACGCGGTGCAGGTGGAGATCGACGAGCGCGTGACCCGGCTGGCCGAGGAGTATTTCCCCGAACTGTGCGAGTCCAACGGCGACCCGCGCGCCGAACTGCTGTTCATCGACGGCATCAAGTACATGGCCGAGGCCGAGCCCGACTCGCTGGACCTGATCATCGTCGACTCGACCGACCCGGTCGGCCCGGCCGAAGGCCTGTTCAACGCCGCGTTCTACGCCAGCTGCTACAAGGCGCTGCGTCACGGCGGCCTGCTGGTGCAGCAGAGCGAATCGCCGCTGGCGCATATCGAACTGATCAAGTCGATGCGCTCGGCCATGCGCACCACCGGTTTCAGCGCGGTGAAGACGCTGCCGTTCCCGCAGCCGTGCTACCCGACCGGCTGGTGGAGCTGCACGATGGCGCGCAAGGGCGGCGACCTGTCCGGCTTCCGCGAGCGCGGCGCGCTGAGCAAGAACTTCCCGACCCGCTACTACAACGCCGACATCCACAAGGGCGCGCTGGCGCAGCCGGAATTCATGCGCGAGGCGCTGGGCGAGTAA
- a CDS encoding patatin-like phospholipase family protein — protein sequence MSKPEPAGSLAAAVARDYRTVALVLQGGGALGAYQAGVFEALDEAGLQPNRLAGISIGALNAAIIAGNARERQVERLREFWETICRPPLWPDTPSLPWFDAVAWPTSWLNGLSGLAAWRAMTEGQAGFFRPRQPPPFLGAHATPDSVSWYDTAPLRATLERLVDFDRLNDPRAMRVAVGAVNVRSGNFAYFDNRRQRLRPEHFMASGALPPGFPAVEIDGEFYWDGGMVSNTPLYEVLSERPGCDTLVFQVDLWSARGALPRDLADVAERSKEIQYSSRTRLVTEFMRRTQEQRRLLHDVMALVPAERRNDPAYRHAEARAAEALTNVVHLIYQDRPHEGHFKDYEFSAASMRSHWQSGLDDMRHTLAQPQWLAAPDPEHPFVTHDVHRGAAG from the coding sequence GTGAGCAAGCCCGAGCCGGCCGGTTCGCTGGCCGCGGCGGTGGCCCGCGATTACCGCACCGTCGCCCTGGTGCTGCAGGGTGGCGGCGCGCTCGGCGCCTACCAGGCCGGCGTGTTCGAGGCGCTGGACGAGGCCGGCCTGCAACCGAACCGCCTGGCCGGCATCTCGATCGGTGCGCTGAACGCGGCGATCATCGCCGGCAATGCGCGCGAGCGACAGGTGGAACGGCTGCGCGAGTTCTGGGAGACGATCTGCCGCCCGCCGCTGTGGCCGGATACGCCGTCGCTGCCCTGGTTCGACGCGGTGGCGTGGCCCACGTCATGGCTCAACGGGTTGAGCGGCCTGGCCGCCTGGCGCGCGATGACCGAAGGCCAGGCCGGCTTCTTCCGCCCGCGCCAGCCGCCGCCGTTCCTGGGCGCGCATGCCACGCCGGACAGCGTGAGCTGGTACGACACCGCGCCGCTGCGCGCCACGCTGGAGCGGCTGGTCGATTTCGACCGCCTCAACGACCCGCGCGCGATGCGCGTGGCGGTCGGTGCGGTGAACGTGCGCAGCGGCAACTTCGCCTACTTCGACAACCGCAGGCAGCGCCTGCGCCCCGAGCACTTCATGGCCTCCGGCGCGCTGCCGCCGGGCTTCCCCGCGGTGGAGATCGACGGCGAGTTCTACTGGGACGGCGGCATGGTTTCCAACACCCCGCTGTACGAGGTGCTCAGCGAGCGCCCCGGCTGCGACACGCTGGTGTTCCAGGTCGACTTATGGAGCGCCCGCGGTGCGCTGCCGCGCGATCTCGCCGACGTGGCCGAGCGCAGCAAGGAGATCCAGTACTCCAGCCGCACCCGGCTGGTCACCGAGTTCATGCGCCGCACGCAGGAACAGCGCCGGCTGCTGCACGACGTGATGGCGCTGGTGCCGGCCGAGCGGCGCAACGACCCGGCGTACCGCCATGCCGAGGCACGCGCGGCGGAGGCGTTGACCAACGTGGTCCACCTGATCTACCAGGACCGGCCGCACGAAGGCCACTTCAAGGACTACGAGTTCAGCGCCGCCAGCATGCGCAGCCACTGGCAGAGCGGCCTGGACGACATGCGCCACACGCTGGCGCAGCCGCAGTGGCTGGCTGCGCCCGATCCCGAACATCCCTTCGTGACGCACGACGTGCATCGCGGCGCGGCGGGCTGA
- a CDS encoding energy transducer TonB family protein, which translates to MFRLRTTSTLSLLALAVGIAGTGWLSTLTTDWPGPPPRYAAARTASAPHALPSPRRSHAPARVVRTARVPADLSAIDAGDAQASMPPPPELVPLAMPSDTSQPWYKLRGHLDGRVLLRVDIDGAGQVRSASVSQSSGDPVLDEHALRSVRGWRFAVPPDHSDGLSGELPMRFSSQGDRIAQLP; encoded by the coding sequence ATGTTTCGCCTGCGCACCACCAGCACCCTCAGCTTGCTCGCACTGGCCGTCGGCATTGCCGGCACCGGCTGGCTCAGCACGCTGACCACCGACTGGCCCGGCCCGCCGCCGCGCTATGCCGCCGCGCGGACGGCATCCGCGCCGCATGCCCTGCCCTCGCCGCGGCGCTCGCATGCTCCTGCCCGCGTGGTGCGGACGGCGCGCGTCCCGGCGGATCTCTCCGCCATCGACGCTGGCGATGCGCAGGCCAGCATGCCGCCACCGCCGGAACTGGTGCCGCTGGCGATGCCCAGCGATACCTCGCAACCGTGGTACAAGCTGCGCGGCCATCTGGACGGCCGCGTGCTGCTGCGCGTCGACATCGATGGCGCCGGCCAAGTGCGCAGCGCCAGCGTCAGTCAGTCCAGCGGCGACCCGGTGCTCGACGAGCATGCCCTGCGCAGCGTGCGCGGCTGGCGCTTCGCGGTACCGCCGGATCACTCCGACGGCCTCAGCGGCGAACTGCCGATGCGCTTCTCCTCGCAGGGCGACCGCATCGCGCAGTTGCCGTAG